The Oncorhynchus tshawytscha isolate Ot180627B linkage group LG08, Otsh_v2.0, whole genome shotgun sequence genome window below encodes:
- the LOC112256560 gene encoding cytospin-A isoform X3 codes for MGNFSSKDSHGPTGPNLDVFHTPPTSPVTSTLPALTQITPSTPGQPVPATAPAPAPVLSGKRLLPSLPVSPGYSVIGPGLISLQGKTGSDAAAPERRVVMGRNGGPTCSTPRSPVSQGNSSMISPTKSLPSLDSPLFSPGPVSPSDHSWKEKDSGLSTSMLEVRRTADNQGELERLVEECRTALGLSPSQYAALSSTVDVLKHLLVERQKLTVEVQSLRETMQTERGEWQQFQSDLQVAVAVADRLRAEAEEELSVLRTAQKATERELAAAQQRWEETDGQLVILRGELKESRQRLAHLTQNQGPGQAKTQGKEGTTGEISTSEPQEGSHRGRERGISRVGQGGDGEMGKRSQEEVNKNVAVEEARTDTKVVANRYLMKVTNEERSAEEGCDVREMRRILTQERSRSLSRLPASSDSPTVQNGTSQSNTATIVGSTFKNQSQTRGRRELERQGSWSSTHTGIQEEALNQYNSALTDLPPNKASKTRSQDSFSLLLRRHGGSKRNSLLRWCQNRTQGYKNIDITNFSSSWADGLAFCALYHTYLPSRIPYCTLSPDSKRENLSLAFKTGENVGITTLLTMEEMLRAGGPDWQRVLGYVESMYHHFEM; via the exons ATGGGTAACTTCTCCAGCAAGGACAGCCATGGACCCACAG GGCCCAACTTGGATGTGTTCCACACCCCCCCTACTTCTCCAGTGACCTCCACCCTGCCTGCTctcactcagatcacaccctctACACCAGGCCAGCCGGTCCCAGCCACAGCTCCGGCCCCAGCTCCAGTCCTAAGTGGGAAGAGACTACTACCCTCCCTGCCTGTTAGCCCAGGCTACTCTGTGATTGGTCCTGGGCTTATCTCCCTGCAGGGCAAGACAGGAAGTGATGCAGCAGCGCCTGAAAGGCGGGTTGTGATGGGGCGTAATGGAGGCCCCACCTGCTCTACTCCCAGGAGTCCTGTATCCCAGGGGAATAGCTCAATGATTAGCCCCACCAAGAGTCTTCCATCTCTGGATAGCCCCTTGTTTTCACCCGGCCCGGTCAGCCCCTCTGACCATAGCTGGAAGGAAAAGGACAGTGGACTGAGCACATCCATGCTGGAGGTCCGTAGGACTGCAGACAAccagggagagctggagagactgGTGGAGGAGTGTAGGACAGCACTGGGTCTCAGCCCCAGTCAGTATGCTGCTCTGAGCAGCACGG tAGATGTATTGAAGCATCTGCTAGTGGAACGTCAGAAGTTGACCGTAGAGGTCCAGAGTCTGAGGGAGACCATGCAG ACTGAGAGAGGGGAGTGGCAGCAGTTCCAGTCTGACCTGCAGGTGGCAGTAGCGGTGGCCGACCGGCTGAGGGCCGAGGCCGAAGAGGAACTGAGCGTGCTCAGAACGGCTCAGAAGGCTACAGAGCGAGAGCTGGCGGCAGCTCAGCAGAGATGGGAAGAGACTGATGGGCAGCTGGTCATCCTGCgaggagagctgaaggagagcaggcAGAGACTGGCCCACCTCACCCAGAACCAGGGGCCAGGACAGGCCAAGACCCAGGGCAAGGAGGGTACCACTGGGGAGATCAGCACATCTGAGCCCCAGGAGGGAAGCCACCggggcagggagaggggaatCAGCAGGGTGGGccaaggaggagatggagagatggggaagaggagcCAGGAAGAAGTGAATAAGAATGTGGCTGTGGAAGAGGCTAGGACTGACACTAAGGTCGTGGCCAACCGGTACTTGATGAAGGTGACCAATGAGGAGAGGAGTGCAGAGGAGgggtgtgatgtgagggagaTGCGACGGATCCTCACACAGGAGAGGTCAAG AAGCCTTTCCAGACTACCTGCGTCTTCAGACTCTCCCACTGTACAGAATGGAACATCCCAGTCCAATACTGCCACAATAGTTGGGTCTACATTCAAG AACCAAAGCCAAACCAGAGGAAGAAGAGAGTTGGAAAGGCAAGGCAGCTGGTCCAGCACTCACACCG GGATACAGGAGGAGGCATTGAACCAGTACAACTCTGCCCTGACAGACCTGCCCCCTAACAAGGCTTCTAAGACCAGGTCTCAGGACAGCTTCAGTCTGCTGCTGCGCCGCCATGGCGGCTCCAAGAGGAACTCTCTGCTGCGCTGGTGTCAGAACCGCACTCAGGGCTACAAG AATATTGACATCACTAACTTCAGCAGTAGCTGGGCAGATGGTCTGGCCTTCTGTGCTCTGTACCACACCTACCTCCCCTCACGTATTCCCTACTGCACCCTTAGCCCTGACAGCAAG AGGGAGAACCTCAGCCTGGCATTTAAGACTGGAGAGAATGTTGGAATCACAACATTACTT ACCATGGAGGAGATGCTGAGGGCTGGAGGACCAGACTGGCAAAGGGTTCTGGGATATGTGGAGAGCATGTACCATCACTTTGAGATGTAA
- the LOC112256560 gene encoding cytospin-A isoform X1, whose translation MIKKTTTFNVKPKRSPLQPQLCPESQERPGPLACCLLSHCIMGNFSSKDSHGPTGPNLDVFHTPPTSPVTSTLPALTQITPSTPGQPVPATAPAPAPVLSGKRLLPSLPVSPGYSVIGPGLISLQGKTGSDAAAPERRVVMGRNGGPTCSTPRSPVSQGNSSMISPTKSLPSLDSPLFSPGPVSPSDHSWKEKDSGLSTSMLEVRRTADNQGELERLVEECRTALGLSPSQYAALSSTVDVLKHLLVERQKLTVEVQSLRETMQTERGEWQQFQSDLQVAVAVADRLRAEAEEELSVLRTAQKATERELAAAQQRWEETDGQLVILRGELKESRQRLAHLTQNQGPGQAKTQGKEGTTGEISTSEPQEGSHRGRERGISRVGQGGDGEMGKRSQEEVNKNVAVEEARTDTKVVANRYLMKVTNEERSAEEGCDVREMRRILTQERSRSLSRLPASSDSPTVQNGTSQSNTATIVGSTFKNQSQTRGRRELERQGSWSSTHTGIQEEALNQYNSALTDLPPNKASKTRSQDSFSLLLRRHGGSKRNSLLRWCQNRTQGYKNIDITNFSSSWADGLAFCALYHTYLPSRIPYCTLSPDSKRENLSLAFKTGENVGITTLLTMEEMLRAGGPDWQRVLGYVESMYHHFEM comes from the exons atgattaaaaaaacaacaacatttaatGTAAAGCCCAAAAG GTCTCCTCTGCAGCCTCAGCTCTGTCCAGAGAGCCAAGAAAGGCCAGGGCCACTGGCGTGTTGTCTACTTTCCCACTGCATCATGGGTAACTTCTCCAGCAAGGACAGCCATGGACCCACAG GGCCCAACTTGGATGTGTTCCACACCCCCCCTACTTCTCCAGTGACCTCCACCCTGCCTGCTctcactcagatcacaccctctACACCAGGCCAGCCGGTCCCAGCCACAGCTCCGGCCCCAGCTCCAGTCCTAAGTGGGAAGAGACTACTACCCTCCCTGCCTGTTAGCCCAGGCTACTCTGTGATTGGTCCTGGGCTTATCTCCCTGCAGGGCAAGACAGGAAGTGATGCAGCAGCGCCTGAAAGGCGGGTTGTGATGGGGCGTAATGGAGGCCCCACCTGCTCTACTCCCAGGAGTCCTGTATCCCAGGGGAATAGCTCAATGATTAGCCCCACCAAGAGTCTTCCATCTCTGGATAGCCCCTTGTTTTCACCCGGCCCGGTCAGCCCCTCTGACCATAGCTGGAAGGAAAAGGACAGTGGACTGAGCACATCCATGCTGGAGGTCCGTAGGACTGCAGACAAccagggagagctggagagactgGTGGAGGAGTGTAGGACAGCACTGGGTCTCAGCCCCAGTCAGTATGCTGCTCTGAGCAGCACGG tAGATGTATTGAAGCATCTGCTAGTGGAACGTCAGAAGTTGACCGTAGAGGTCCAGAGTCTGAGGGAGACCATGCAG ACTGAGAGAGGGGAGTGGCAGCAGTTCCAGTCTGACCTGCAGGTGGCAGTAGCGGTGGCCGACCGGCTGAGGGCCGAGGCCGAAGAGGAACTGAGCGTGCTCAGAACGGCTCAGAAGGCTACAGAGCGAGAGCTGGCGGCAGCTCAGCAGAGATGGGAAGAGACTGATGGGCAGCTGGTCATCCTGCgaggagagctgaaggagagcaggcAGAGACTGGCCCACCTCACCCAGAACCAGGGGCCAGGACAGGCCAAGACCCAGGGCAAGGAGGGTACCACTGGGGAGATCAGCACATCTGAGCCCCAGGAGGGAAGCCACCggggcagggagaggggaatCAGCAGGGTGGGccaaggaggagatggagagatggggaagaggagcCAGGAAGAAGTGAATAAGAATGTGGCTGTGGAAGAGGCTAGGACTGACACTAAGGTCGTGGCCAACCGGTACTTGATGAAGGTGACCAATGAGGAGAGGAGTGCAGAGGAGgggtgtgatgtgagggagaTGCGACGGATCCTCACACAGGAGAGGTCAAG AAGCCTTTCCAGACTACCTGCGTCTTCAGACTCTCCCACTGTACAGAATGGAACATCCCAGTCCAATACTGCCACAATAGTTGGGTCTACATTCAAG AACCAAAGCCAAACCAGAGGAAGAAGAGAGTTGGAAAGGCAAGGCAGCTGGTCCAGCACTCACACCG GGATACAGGAGGAGGCATTGAACCAGTACAACTCTGCCCTGACAGACCTGCCCCCTAACAAGGCTTCTAAGACCAGGTCTCAGGACAGCTTCAGTCTGCTGCTGCGCCGCCATGGCGGCTCCAAGAGGAACTCTCTGCTGCGCTGGTGTCAGAACCGCACTCAGGGCTACAAG AATATTGACATCACTAACTTCAGCAGTAGCTGGGCAGATGGTCTGGCCTTCTGTGCTCTGTACCACACCTACCTCCCCTCACGTATTCCCTACTGCACCCTTAGCCCTGACAGCAAG AGGGAGAACCTCAGCCTGGCATTTAAGACTGGAGAGAATGTTGGAATCACAACATTACTT ACCATGGAGGAGATGCTGAGGGCTGGAGGACCAGACTGGCAAAGGGTTCTGGGATATGTGGAGAGCATGTACCATCACTTTGAGATGTAA
- the LOC112256560 gene encoding cytospin-A isoform X2, which translates to MIKKTTTFNVKPKRSPLQPQLCPESQERPGPLACCLLSHCIMGNFSSKDSHGPTGPNLDVFHTPPTSPVTSTLPALTQITPSTPGQPVPATAPAPAPVLSGKRLLPSLPVSPGYSVIGPGLISLQGKTGSDAAAPERRVVMGRNGGPTCSTPRSPVSQGNSSMISPTKSLPSLDSPLFSPGPVSPSDHSWKEKDSGLSTSMLEVRRTADNQGELERLVEECRTALGLSPSQYAALSSTDVLKHLLVERQKLTVEVQSLRETMQTERGEWQQFQSDLQVAVAVADRLRAEAEEELSVLRTAQKATERELAAAQQRWEETDGQLVILRGELKESRQRLAHLTQNQGPGQAKTQGKEGTTGEISTSEPQEGSHRGRERGISRVGQGGDGEMGKRSQEEVNKNVAVEEARTDTKVVANRYLMKVTNEERSAEEGCDVREMRRILTQERSRSLSRLPASSDSPTVQNGTSQSNTATIVGSTFKNQSQTRGRRELERQGSWSSTHTGIQEEALNQYNSALTDLPPNKASKTRSQDSFSLLLRRHGGSKRNSLLRWCQNRTQGYKNIDITNFSSSWADGLAFCALYHTYLPSRIPYCTLSPDSKRENLSLAFKTGENVGITTLLTMEEMLRAGGPDWQRVLGYVESMYHHFEM; encoded by the exons atgattaaaaaaacaacaacatttaatGTAAAGCCCAAAAG GTCTCCTCTGCAGCCTCAGCTCTGTCCAGAGAGCCAAGAAAGGCCAGGGCCACTGGCGTGTTGTCTACTTTCCCACTGCATCATGGGTAACTTCTCCAGCAAGGACAGCCATGGACCCACAG GGCCCAACTTGGATGTGTTCCACACCCCCCCTACTTCTCCAGTGACCTCCACCCTGCCTGCTctcactcagatcacaccctctACACCAGGCCAGCCGGTCCCAGCCACAGCTCCGGCCCCAGCTCCAGTCCTAAGTGGGAAGAGACTACTACCCTCCCTGCCTGTTAGCCCAGGCTACTCTGTGATTGGTCCTGGGCTTATCTCCCTGCAGGGCAAGACAGGAAGTGATGCAGCAGCGCCTGAAAGGCGGGTTGTGATGGGGCGTAATGGAGGCCCCACCTGCTCTACTCCCAGGAGTCCTGTATCCCAGGGGAATAGCTCAATGATTAGCCCCACCAAGAGTCTTCCATCTCTGGATAGCCCCTTGTTTTCACCCGGCCCGGTCAGCCCCTCTGACCATAGCTGGAAGGAAAAGGACAGTGGACTGAGCACATCCATGCTGGAGGTCCGTAGGACTGCAGACAAccagggagagctggagagactgGTGGAGGAGTGTAGGACAGCACTGGGTCTCAGCCCCAGTCAGTATGCTGCTCTGAGCAGCACGG ATGTATTGAAGCATCTGCTAGTGGAACGTCAGAAGTTGACCGTAGAGGTCCAGAGTCTGAGGGAGACCATGCAG ACTGAGAGAGGGGAGTGGCAGCAGTTCCAGTCTGACCTGCAGGTGGCAGTAGCGGTGGCCGACCGGCTGAGGGCCGAGGCCGAAGAGGAACTGAGCGTGCTCAGAACGGCTCAGAAGGCTACAGAGCGAGAGCTGGCGGCAGCTCAGCAGAGATGGGAAGAGACTGATGGGCAGCTGGTCATCCTGCgaggagagctgaaggagagcaggcAGAGACTGGCCCACCTCACCCAGAACCAGGGGCCAGGACAGGCCAAGACCCAGGGCAAGGAGGGTACCACTGGGGAGATCAGCACATCTGAGCCCCAGGAGGGAAGCCACCggggcagggagaggggaatCAGCAGGGTGGGccaaggaggagatggagagatggggaagaggagcCAGGAAGAAGTGAATAAGAATGTGGCTGTGGAAGAGGCTAGGACTGACACTAAGGTCGTGGCCAACCGGTACTTGATGAAGGTGACCAATGAGGAGAGGAGTGCAGAGGAGgggtgtgatgtgagggagaTGCGACGGATCCTCACACAGGAGAGGTCAAG AAGCCTTTCCAGACTACCTGCGTCTTCAGACTCTCCCACTGTACAGAATGGAACATCCCAGTCCAATACTGCCACAATAGTTGGGTCTACATTCAAG AACCAAAGCCAAACCAGAGGAAGAAGAGAGTTGGAAAGGCAAGGCAGCTGGTCCAGCACTCACACCG GGATACAGGAGGAGGCATTGAACCAGTACAACTCTGCCCTGACAGACCTGCCCCCTAACAAGGCTTCTAAGACCAGGTCTCAGGACAGCTTCAGTCTGCTGCTGCGCCGCCATGGCGGCTCCAAGAGGAACTCTCTGCTGCGCTGGTGTCAGAACCGCACTCAGGGCTACAAG AATATTGACATCACTAACTTCAGCAGTAGCTGGGCAGATGGTCTGGCCTTCTGTGCTCTGTACCACACCTACCTCCCCTCACGTATTCCCTACTGCACCCTTAGCCCTGACAGCAAG AGGGAGAACCTCAGCCTGGCATTTAAGACTGGAGAGAATGTTGGAATCACAACATTACTT ACCATGGAGGAGATGCTGAGGGCTGGAGGACCAGACTGGCAAAGGGTTCTGGGATATGTGGAGAGCATGTACCATCACTTTGAGATGTAA